In Daucus carota subsp. sativus chromosome 4, DH1 v3.0, whole genome shotgun sequence, one DNA window encodes the following:
- the LOC108218467 gene encoding uncharacterized protein LOC108218467 isoform X2 yields MAFDQNSIPINLRPLNTARTLVDDSRIAPPVTTTSGRNIEGFYAANPSRDHPHPGSPSAVPLYYPATVSDSGYVGLGYPGVGGGWVQRMPHPPAAVIGAPVVTSPAVVASPAVVPTAGYGNSPKLGNRLGGTNFDQASDDSRDDSVSGKKVKFLCSFGGKIMPRPNDGALRYVGGETKIISVRRNLSFNELVQKMTDSYGQNVVIKYQLPDEDLDALVSVSSPDDMENMLDEYERLVERSPDGSAKLRVFLFSPTEGDSPATVQTGISKDNGQRYIEAVNGIVDGTTDGITRRESMASATSTQNSDLSGTEAVDSTGHGQVDVVGNLSTGGVSPKTNFIATQEVAPRLVYVDPNPPMHIEAATAPIGVQMVSSHPPVLSTQPISVVQPPQQLGFPPRAPYFQAYADPQQEVLNRTEYVQYPSQMGFPAQLYGTVRPVFTQQQYHNNVANINPHQQYIPAVHMSMTPSSYANLRPTAVQPIVQPQQVQVELFPEENKYGQRVMQLPGDQSYNAYHAQVSQSPIMPGGFGWHQAPQTEQVPFSDGLVPQQQAALAEKLPRFEECFMCQKALPHAHSDTVAQGQRDSPTTTSDFIPGYHSLQTDIKIRSQPISTAAPTGPMAESIVEHQFTGAPQTSLGHLDHEGRKPAHMGVALPQYVDDKTSLQRENNHNHLQTSLPQSVVGGSQSPDSGLTGTAPQLYQVNISQQPVLLMEHKAKQDVVYNTSVSVASARDASSQASDHLVHESPKENSGKVPDFVSKEGTLESSPVYDQLRQIDSRLENLGVRPSEVVIDNEQLIPPADSSKDDIVDSRAHQISNTEPYIDNAFSNPQMVLDGNYYKQNEMQYCPSDEVPNLHNEVPSCYEVAQPPLLVSFAGNESVQVTGAPPSGESKDNSSQFIPDTVGHVEAIPIDGKSQYHIPPANRIGDVQDNSNSLFSSQDPWNLRHETHFPPPRPNKILTRKEAHNRDPFGENRFGNIGEAPSGNNLGFTSELLSDDGVQTGSAEEHIKQELQAVAEGVAASVLHTSIPSVSVSEANQDSLVHNNDVEFLHANKVEETKSKLPEKANLGFPVSDGIGRLQIIKNSDLEELRELGSGTFGTVYHGKWRGSDVAIKRINDRCFSGKPSEQERMRDDFWNEAIKLADLHHPNVVAFYGVVLDGPGGSVATVTEYMVNGSLRTALLKNEKNLDKRKRLLIAMDAAFGMEYLHGKNIVHFDLKSDNLLVNLRDPHRPICKVGDLGLSKVKCQTLISGGVRGTLPWMAPELLNGSSSLVSEKVDVFSFGIVLWELLTGEEPYKDLHYGAIIGGIVSNSLRPHVPDFCDQEWKSLMERCWSADPSERPNFTEVANQLRTMAAKVPQKVQAQQQPSSTQPQVKS; encoded by the exons ATGGCTTTTGATCAGAACTCAATTCCCATCAACCTAAGACCTTTAAATACAGCAAGAACTCTTGTTGATGATTCTCGCATTGCCCCTCCTGTTACCACTACCTCTGGTAGAAATATAGAGGGCTTTTATGCTGCCAATCCTTCGAGAGACCACCCCCACCCTGGTAGCCCTTCTGCGGTTCCGCTTTATTATCCTGCAACAGTTTCTGATTCCGGGTATGTAGGATTAGGATATCCTGGGGTTGGTGGTGGTTGGGTGCAACGTATGCCACACCCACCTGCTGCTGTTATTGGGGCACCCGTTGTTACTTCTCCAGCTGTTGTTGCTTCTCCTGCTGTTGTTCCTACGGCTGGTTATGGTAATAGCCCCAAACTCGGGAATAGGCTTGGCGGCACTAATTTTGATCAGGCTAGTGATGACAGTAGAGATGATTCGGTCTCTGGGAAAAAGGTCAAGTTTCTATGTAGCTTTGGAGGAAAGATTATGCCGAGACCTAATGACGGGGCATTGAGATACGTTGGCGGTGAGACTAAGATTATTAGTGTAAGGAGAAATCTTAGCTTTAATGAGTTGGTTCAGAAAATGACTGATTCGTATGGGCAAAATGTTGTTATAAAGTATCAGTTGCCAGACGAGGATCTTGATGCGCTTGTATCAGTATCTTCTCCAGATGATATGGAGAATATGTTGGATGAATACGAGAGACTGGTTGAAAGGTCTCCAGATGGATCAGCTAAGTTAAGGGTATTTTTGTTTTCACCTACTGAGGGAGATTCTCCTGCCACTGTTCAAACAGGAATATCTAAAGATAATGGTCAGAGATATATTGAGGCAGTCAATGGCATTGTAGATGGAACTACTGACGGTATCACGAGAAGGGAGAGTATGGCTAGTGCTACTTCTACGCAGAATTCCGATTTGAGTGGGACTGAGGCTGTTGATAGCACTGGCCATGGGCAAGTTGATGTTGTTGGGAATCTATCTACTGGAGGGGTATCACCTAAAACTAATTTCATTGCCACTCAAGAAGTTGCACCTAGACTGGTTTATGTGGACCCTAACCCTCCAATGCACATTGAAGCTGCAACTGCTCCAATAGGTGTTCAAATGGTTAGTTCACATCCTCCAGTTTTATCCACTCAGCCTATTTCTGTTGTACAGCCACCGCAACAGCTGGGCTTTCCACCACGTGCGCCTTATTTCCAGGCCTATGCAGATCCTCAGCAAGAAGTGTTAAACCGCACGGAGTATGTACAATATCCTTCTCAGATGGGGTTTCCTGCTCAACTCTATGGGACCGTTAGGCCTGTATTCACACAACAACAATATCACAATAATGTTGCTAACATCAACCCCCATCAGCAGTATATTCCTGCAGTGCACATGTCCATGACTCCTTCCTCTTATGCCAACCTCAGACCAACTGCTGTTCAGCCAATTGTTCAACCCCAACAAGTTCAAGTGGAACTTTTTCCCGAGGAAAACAAGTATGGGCAAAGAGTTATGCAACTTCCTGGTGACCAAAGCTACAATGCCTATCATGCACAAGTCTCCCAGTCCCCCATAATGCCAGGCGGTTTTGGTTGGCATCAAGCTCCGCAGACAGAGCAAGTTCCCTTCTCTGATGGTCTGGTACCTCAGCAACAGGCTGCTTTGGCTGAGAAACTGCCTAGATTTGAGGAATGCTTTATGTGCCAGAAAGCTTTACCTCACGCACATTCAGATACAGTAGCACAAGGTCAGAGAGATAGTCCTACAACTACATCTGACTTCATTCCAGGTTATCACAGTCTAcaaacagatattaagataAGAAGCCAACCGATAAGTACTGCTGCGCCAACTGGGCCCATGGCTGAAAGCATAGTTGAACATCAATTTACTGGGGCACCGCAGACTTCCTTGGGCCATCTGGACCATGAAGGTAGGAAGCCTGCACATATGGGAGTTGCACTACCCCAATATGTTGATGATAAAACTTCTTTGCAAAGAGAAAACAATCATAATCATCTTCAGACATCTCTTCCTCAGTCTGTTGTGGGGGGGTCGCAGTCCCCCGATAGTGGATTGACGGGAACTGCTCCTCAGTTGTATCAAGTAAATATCTCCCAGCAGCCTGTGCTATTGATGGAACACAAGGCTAAACAAGACGTAGTGTATAACACATCAGTCAGTGTAGCTTCTGCTAGGGATGCCTCTTCTCAAGCTTCTGACCATCTGGTTCATGAATCTCCTAAAGAGAATTCTGGTAAGGTGCCTGATTTTGTGTCCAAAGAAGGTACGCTAGAGTCCTCTCCCGTGTACGATCAACTCAGACAAATTGACAGTAGATTGGAAAATCTTGGCGTGCGCCCCTCAGAAGTTGTTATTGATAACGAACAATTGATTCCGCCTGCTGATAGTTCCAAGGATGATATCGTGGATAGTAGAGCACATCAGATTTCTAATACCGAACCCTACATAGATAATGCTTTTAGCAATCCTCAGATGGTTCTTGATGGAAATTATTACAAACAAAATGAGATGCAGTATTGTCCATCCGATGAAGTGCCTAACTTGCACAATGAAGTTCCTTCCTGTTATGAAGTGGCACAACCTCCTCTATTAG TTTCATTTGCAGGGAATGAATCAGTCCAGGTAACAGGAGCCCCACCAAGTGGTGAATCAAAAGATAATTCTTCACAATTTATTCCAGACACTGTTGGTCATGTCGAAGCTATCCCTATTGATGGGAAAAGTCAATATCATATACCACCAGCTAACAGGATTGGAGATGTGCAGGACAACTCAAACTCTCTTTTTAGTAGCCAAGATCCTTGGAATCTACGTCATGAAACTCATTTCCCACCACCTAGACCAAACAAAATTCTAACAAGAAAAGAAGCCCATAATAGAGATCCTTTTGGCGAGAATCGATTTGGCAATATTGGAGAAGCACCTTCAGGAAATAATTTGGGCTTTACATCGGAGTTACTATCAGATGATGGAGTTCAGACTG GTTCAGCGGAGGAGCATATTAAGCAGGAACTTCAGGCTGTTGCAGAGGGTGTTGCTGCTTCTGTTCTTCATACATCTATACCCTCTGTATCTGTTTCTGAAGCCAATCAAGATAGCTTAGTTCATAATAATGATGTAGAATTTCTGCATGCCAATAAAGTGGAG GAAACAAAGTCAAAACTGCCGGAGAAGGCAAATCTTGGATTTCCTGTATCAGATGGAATTGGTCGCTTGCAG ATAATAAAAAACAGTGACCTCGAAGAGCTTCGGGAGCTAGGTTCCGGCACTTTTGGTACAGTTTACCATGGTAAATGGAGAGGCTCTGATGttgcaattaaaaggattaatgATAGGTGTTTTTCTGGGAAGCCTTCAGAACAAGAACGCATG AGAGATGACTTTTGGAATGAGGCAATCAAGCTCGCGGACCTTCATCATCCAAATGTAGTGGCATTTTATGGTGTAGTGCTTGATGGTCCTGGTGGCTCGGTGGCAACTGTGACAGAATACATGGTCAACGGTTCTTTAAGAACTGCACTTCTAAAGAATGAGAA GAACCTGGATAAGCGGAAACGTCTATTGATTGCTATGGATGCTGCATTTGGGATGGAGTACTTGCATGGAAAGAATATAGTACATTTTGACTTAAAAAGTGACAATCTGCTTGTCAATCTTCGTGATCCACACCGGCCAATATGCAAG GTTGGTGATTTGGGGCTGTCCAAGGTAAAATGCCAGACACTAATCTCAGGTGGAGTACGAGGAACACTTCCTTGGATGGCGCCAGAGCTTCTAAACGGTAGCAGTAGCCTTGTGTCCGAGAAG GTTGATGTGTTCTCATTTGGCATTGTGTTATGGGAACTTCTAACTGGAGAAGAGCCATATAAAGACCTGCATTATGGGGCCATTATCG GTGGCATTGTAAGCAACAGTCTGCGACCGCATGTACCAGACTTTTGCGACCAGGAATGGAAATCACTGATGGAAAGATGCTGGTCTGCAGATCCTTCAGAAAGACCGAATTTCACAGAGGTAGCAAACCAGCTTCGGACTATGGCAGCGAAGGTTCCTCAAAAAGTACAAGCCCAGCAGCAACCTTCCTCTACTCAACCCCAAGTTAAAAGTTAA
- the LOC108218467 gene encoding uncharacterized protein LOC108218467 isoform X1 has translation MAFDQNSIPINLRPLNTARTLVDDSRIAPPVTTTSGRNIEGFYAANPSRDHPHPGSPSAVPLYYPATVSDSGYVGLGYPGVGGGWVQRMPHPPAAVIGAPVVTSPAVVASPAVVPTAGYGNSPKLGNRLGGTNFDQASDDSRDDSVSGKKVKFLCSFGGKIMPRPNDGALRYVGGETKIISVRRNLSFNELVQKMTDSYGQNVVIKYQLPDEDLDALVSVSSPDDMENMLDEYERLVERSPDGSAKLRVFLFSPTEGDSPATVQTGISKDNGQRYIEAVNGIVDGTTDGITRRESMASATSTQNSDLSGTEAVDSTGHGQVDVVGNLSTGGVSPKTNFIATQEVAPRLVYVDPNPPMHIEAATAPIGVQMVSSHPPVLSTQPISVVQPPQQLGFPPRAPYFQAYADPQQEVLNRTEYVQYPSQMGFPAQLYGTVRPVFTQQQYHNNVANINPHQQYIPAVHMSMTPSSYANLRPTAVQPIVQPQQVQVELFPEENKYGQRVMQLPGDQSYNAYHAQVSQSPIMPGGFGWHQAPQTEQVPFSDGLVPQQQAALAEKLPRFEECFMCQKALPHAHSDTVAQGQRDSPTTTSDFIPGYHSLQTDIKIRSQPISTAAPTGPMAESIVEHQFTGAPQTSLGHLDHEGRKPAHMGVALPQYVDDKTSLQRENNHNHLQTSLPQSVVGGSQSPDSGLTGTAPQLYQVNISQQPVLLMEHKAKQDVVYNTSVSVASARDASSQASDHLVHESPKENSGKVPDFVSKEGTLESSPVYDQLRQIDSRLENLGVRPSEVVIDNEQLIPPADSSKDDIVDSRAHQISNTEPYIDNAFSNPQMVLDGNYYKQNEMQYCPSDEVPNLHNEVPSCYEVAQPPLLVSFAGNESVQVTGAPPSGESKDNSSQFIPDTVGHVEAIPIDGKSQYHIPPANRIGDVQDNSNSLFSSQDPWNLRHETHFPPPRPNKILTRKEAHNRDPFGENRFGNIGEAPSGNNLGFTSELLSDDGVQTGKGSAEEHIKQELQAVAEGVAASVLHTSIPSVSVSEANQDSLVHNNDVEFLHANKVEETKSKLPEKANLGFPVSDGIGRLQIIKNSDLEELRELGSGTFGTVYHGKWRGSDVAIKRINDRCFSGKPSEQERMRDDFWNEAIKLADLHHPNVVAFYGVVLDGPGGSVATVTEYMVNGSLRTALLKNEKNLDKRKRLLIAMDAAFGMEYLHGKNIVHFDLKSDNLLVNLRDPHRPICKVGDLGLSKVKCQTLISGGVRGTLPWMAPELLNGSSSLVSEKVDVFSFGIVLWELLTGEEPYKDLHYGAIIGGIVSNSLRPHVPDFCDQEWKSLMERCWSADPSERPNFTEVANQLRTMAAKVPQKVQAQQQPSSTQPQVKS, from the exons ATGGCTTTTGATCAGAACTCAATTCCCATCAACCTAAGACCTTTAAATACAGCAAGAACTCTTGTTGATGATTCTCGCATTGCCCCTCCTGTTACCACTACCTCTGGTAGAAATATAGAGGGCTTTTATGCTGCCAATCCTTCGAGAGACCACCCCCACCCTGGTAGCCCTTCTGCGGTTCCGCTTTATTATCCTGCAACAGTTTCTGATTCCGGGTATGTAGGATTAGGATATCCTGGGGTTGGTGGTGGTTGGGTGCAACGTATGCCACACCCACCTGCTGCTGTTATTGGGGCACCCGTTGTTACTTCTCCAGCTGTTGTTGCTTCTCCTGCTGTTGTTCCTACGGCTGGTTATGGTAATAGCCCCAAACTCGGGAATAGGCTTGGCGGCACTAATTTTGATCAGGCTAGTGATGACAGTAGAGATGATTCGGTCTCTGGGAAAAAGGTCAAGTTTCTATGTAGCTTTGGAGGAAAGATTATGCCGAGACCTAATGACGGGGCATTGAGATACGTTGGCGGTGAGACTAAGATTATTAGTGTAAGGAGAAATCTTAGCTTTAATGAGTTGGTTCAGAAAATGACTGATTCGTATGGGCAAAATGTTGTTATAAAGTATCAGTTGCCAGACGAGGATCTTGATGCGCTTGTATCAGTATCTTCTCCAGATGATATGGAGAATATGTTGGATGAATACGAGAGACTGGTTGAAAGGTCTCCAGATGGATCAGCTAAGTTAAGGGTATTTTTGTTTTCACCTACTGAGGGAGATTCTCCTGCCACTGTTCAAACAGGAATATCTAAAGATAATGGTCAGAGATATATTGAGGCAGTCAATGGCATTGTAGATGGAACTACTGACGGTATCACGAGAAGGGAGAGTATGGCTAGTGCTACTTCTACGCAGAATTCCGATTTGAGTGGGACTGAGGCTGTTGATAGCACTGGCCATGGGCAAGTTGATGTTGTTGGGAATCTATCTACTGGAGGGGTATCACCTAAAACTAATTTCATTGCCACTCAAGAAGTTGCACCTAGACTGGTTTATGTGGACCCTAACCCTCCAATGCACATTGAAGCTGCAACTGCTCCAATAGGTGTTCAAATGGTTAGTTCACATCCTCCAGTTTTATCCACTCAGCCTATTTCTGTTGTACAGCCACCGCAACAGCTGGGCTTTCCACCACGTGCGCCTTATTTCCAGGCCTATGCAGATCCTCAGCAAGAAGTGTTAAACCGCACGGAGTATGTACAATATCCTTCTCAGATGGGGTTTCCTGCTCAACTCTATGGGACCGTTAGGCCTGTATTCACACAACAACAATATCACAATAATGTTGCTAACATCAACCCCCATCAGCAGTATATTCCTGCAGTGCACATGTCCATGACTCCTTCCTCTTATGCCAACCTCAGACCAACTGCTGTTCAGCCAATTGTTCAACCCCAACAAGTTCAAGTGGAACTTTTTCCCGAGGAAAACAAGTATGGGCAAAGAGTTATGCAACTTCCTGGTGACCAAAGCTACAATGCCTATCATGCACAAGTCTCCCAGTCCCCCATAATGCCAGGCGGTTTTGGTTGGCATCAAGCTCCGCAGACAGAGCAAGTTCCCTTCTCTGATGGTCTGGTACCTCAGCAACAGGCTGCTTTGGCTGAGAAACTGCCTAGATTTGAGGAATGCTTTATGTGCCAGAAAGCTTTACCTCACGCACATTCAGATACAGTAGCACAAGGTCAGAGAGATAGTCCTACAACTACATCTGACTTCATTCCAGGTTATCACAGTCTAcaaacagatattaagataAGAAGCCAACCGATAAGTACTGCTGCGCCAACTGGGCCCATGGCTGAAAGCATAGTTGAACATCAATTTACTGGGGCACCGCAGACTTCCTTGGGCCATCTGGACCATGAAGGTAGGAAGCCTGCACATATGGGAGTTGCACTACCCCAATATGTTGATGATAAAACTTCTTTGCAAAGAGAAAACAATCATAATCATCTTCAGACATCTCTTCCTCAGTCTGTTGTGGGGGGGTCGCAGTCCCCCGATAGTGGATTGACGGGAACTGCTCCTCAGTTGTATCAAGTAAATATCTCCCAGCAGCCTGTGCTATTGATGGAACACAAGGCTAAACAAGACGTAGTGTATAACACATCAGTCAGTGTAGCTTCTGCTAGGGATGCCTCTTCTCAAGCTTCTGACCATCTGGTTCATGAATCTCCTAAAGAGAATTCTGGTAAGGTGCCTGATTTTGTGTCCAAAGAAGGTACGCTAGAGTCCTCTCCCGTGTACGATCAACTCAGACAAATTGACAGTAGATTGGAAAATCTTGGCGTGCGCCCCTCAGAAGTTGTTATTGATAACGAACAATTGATTCCGCCTGCTGATAGTTCCAAGGATGATATCGTGGATAGTAGAGCACATCAGATTTCTAATACCGAACCCTACATAGATAATGCTTTTAGCAATCCTCAGATGGTTCTTGATGGAAATTATTACAAACAAAATGAGATGCAGTATTGTCCATCCGATGAAGTGCCTAACTTGCACAATGAAGTTCCTTCCTGTTATGAAGTGGCACAACCTCCTCTATTAG TTTCATTTGCAGGGAATGAATCAGTCCAGGTAACAGGAGCCCCACCAAGTGGTGAATCAAAAGATAATTCTTCACAATTTATTCCAGACACTGTTGGTCATGTCGAAGCTATCCCTATTGATGGGAAAAGTCAATATCATATACCACCAGCTAACAGGATTGGAGATGTGCAGGACAACTCAAACTCTCTTTTTAGTAGCCAAGATCCTTGGAATCTACGTCATGAAACTCATTTCCCACCACCTAGACCAAACAAAATTCTAACAAGAAAAGAAGCCCATAATAGAGATCCTTTTGGCGAGAATCGATTTGGCAATATTGGAGAAGCACCTTCAGGAAATAATTTGGGCTTTACATCGGAGTTACTATCAGATGATGGAGTTCAGACTGGTAAAG GTTCAGCGGAGGAGCATATTAAGCAGGAACTTCAGGCTGTTGCAGAGGGTGTTGCTGCTTCTGTTCTTCATACATCTATACCCTCTGTATCTGTTTCTGAAGCCAATCAAGATAGCTTAGTTCATAATAATGATGTAGAATTTCTGCATGCCAATAAAGTGGAG GAAACAAAGTCAAAACTGCCGGAGAAGGCAAATCTTGGATTTCCTGTATCAGATGGAATTGGTCGCTTGCAG ATAATAAAAAACAGTGACCTCGAAGAGCTTCGGGAGCTAGGTTCCGGCACTTTTGGTACAGTTTACCATGGTAAATGGAGAGGCTCTGATGttgcaattaaaaggattaatgATAGGTGTTTTTCTGGGAAGCCTTCAGAACAAGAACGCATG AGAGATGACTTTTGGAATGAGGCAATCAAGCTCGCGGACCTTCATCATCCAAATGTAGTGGCATTTTATGGTGTAGTGCTTGATGGTCCTGGTGGCTCGGTGGCAACTGTGACAGAATACATGGTCAACGGTTCTTTAAGAACTGCACTTCTAAAGAATGAGAA GAACCTGGATAAGCGGAAACGTCTATTGATTGCTATGGATGCTGCATTTGGGATGGAGTACTTGCATGGAAAGAATATAGTACATTTTGACTTAAAAAGTGACAATCTGCTTGTCAATCTTCGTGATCCACACCGGCCAATATGCAAG GTTGGTGATTTGGGGCTGTCCAAGGTAAAATGCCAGACACTAATCTCAGGTGGAGTACGAGGAACACTTCCTTGGATGGCGCCAGAGCTTCTAAACGGTAGCAGTAGCCTTGTGTCCGAGAAG GTTGATGTGTTCTCATTTGGCATTGTGTTATGGGAACTTCTAACTGGAGAAGAGCCATATAAAGACCTGCATTATGGGGCCATTATCG GTGGCATTGTAAGCAACAGTCTGCGACCGCATGTACCAGACTTTTGCGACCAGGAATGGAAATCACTGATGGAAAGATGCTGGTCTGCAGATCCTTCAGAAAGACCGAATTTCACAGAGGTAGCAAACCAGCTTCGGACTATGGCAGCGAAGGTTCCTCAAAAAGTACAAGCCCAGCAGCAACCTTCCTCTACTCAACCCCAAGTTAAAAGTTAA